The DNA window GTGGCCTGCGCGGGCATCCACACGGTCATGAAGACGGCCGTGAGCATGATTCCGGCCGCCAGCGCGTGCGGGCCCTGCTCGAACCTGCGCAGAAAGAAGAGCGCCAGCCGCTTGCTGAGCCCCGAGTGGATGGTGGCCGCGGCCAGCATGAAGACGCCGATGATGAAGAACACCGCCGAGTTGCCGAACGAGGCGTAGATGTCGCCGGCCTCCATGGCCCCGGTGAGCGTCAGCAGCGACACCGCCAGCAGCCCGGTGACGCCGATGGGCACCAGGTCGGTGATCCACAGCGTGGTGCACACCAGGAAGACGGCGCAGGCGGCCTGCCCCGCCGGCGTGAGCCCGGCCGGGGTGGGCGCCAGGAACACGCCGATGGCCGCCGCCAGCCCCAGCGCCGACGCGCCCCACTGCAGCGCCGCGCCGCGGCTGAGCCGGCGCCGGGGCGCGGGGGAGGCCGGAGGGGGCGGAAGGTGCTCGCCGGGGCGGTCGGCCGGCCACAGGAACTCGCCGGGCGGGTCCTGGAGCAGGGTGGATCCCCGCCCCGCCGCCTCGCTCACGGCCCCCCTCCCGCCGCCTCGGCGTACACCCGCATCAGCACGGGGCCCGCGCGCTCGGCCACGCCGGGCGCGGCCGCGAGAATGCCGTGGGGCTGGCGCGGATCGGCCTTGTTGTAGGCCAGGGGCTCGCCCCGGCAGTCGGTGACGGTGCCGCCCGCCTCGCGCAGCACCACCTCCGGTGCGCAGGTGTCCCACTCCTTCAGGTACGGCACCGGGTGCACGTACAGGTCGCGCTCGCCCTCGGCCACCAGCGCGCACTTGATGCCGACCGAGCCCGCCGGGCGCACGTCGGTGATGCCCAGCGCCTCCTGCATGGTCACCAGCAGCGGGTCAGGGTGCGAGCGCGAGCCCACCAGCCGCGGCGCCCCCGCGGGGGCGGGACGGGCCCGCAGCCGCCTGCGCCGGCCCTCGTGCGCCACCCAGGCGCCCTGCCCCTGCGCGGCGGCGTACAGCACCCCCGTCGCGGGAAGCACCACCGCCCCCGCCACGGCGCGCCCGTCCACAGCCAGCCCCACCATCACGGCGAACTCGCCGTTGCGGGCCAGGAACTCGCGCGTGCCGTCCAGCGGGTCCACGATCCACACCCGCCGCGCGCCCATCCGGCCGGCGGGGTCGCGCGCCTCTTCCGAGAGCACGGCGTCGGCGGGAAACTCGCGCGCCAGCACCCGCGCGATGGCGCGGTGGGCGGCCTCGTCGGCCGCGGTGACGGGCGAGCCGTCGTCCTTGGCGCGGCTGGCCTGCTCGCCGTAGAAGGGCATGGCGGCGCGGGCGCCGGCGCGCGCGGCTCGTACGGCGGCGCGAAGCTCGGCGCGATAGGCGCCGGCGGGGAGGATGGATGAGGCCTGCGGCATGGAATCGTACACCAGGAACCTGAACGGGCCCCGGCCCGGCGGACTGCCGGCGGGGCGGAGGGCGGCCGCGATGGGCCGCCCGGGGTACCTCAGAAGCCGATGCGCCCCCCCACGGCGGCGGACACGTTCACCGCGTCGCCG is part of the Longimicrobium sp. genome and encodes:
- a CDS encoding SLC13 family permease, with product MSEAAGRGSTLLQDPPGEFLWPADRPGEHLPPPPASPAPRRRLSRGAALQWGASALGLAAAIGVFLAPTPAGLTPAGQAACAVFLVCTTLWITDLVPIGVTGLLAVSLLTLTGAMEAGDIYASFGNSAVFFIIGVFMLAAATIHSGLSKRLALFFLRRFEQGPHALAAGIMLTAVFMTVWMPAQAT
- a CDS encoding 3'(2'),5'-bisphosphate nucleotidase CysQ, giving the protein MPQASSILPAGAYRAELRAAVRAARAGARAAMPFYGEQASRAKDDGSPVTAADEAAHRAIARVLAREFPADAVLSEEARDPAGRMGARRVWIVDPLDGTREFLARNGEFAVMVGLAVDGRAVAGAVVLPATGVLYAAAQGQGAWVAHEGRRRRLRARPAPAGAPRLVGSRSHPDPLLVTMQEALGITDVRPAGSVGIKCALVAEGERDLYVHPVPYLKEWDTCAPEVVLREAGGTVTDCRGEPLAYNKADPRQPHGILAAAPGVAERAGPVLMRVYAEAAGGGP